From the genome of bacterium:
TTACATAATCTGCGGTGAGGATGTCAGGAAAGTGGTTTTGGACTACTAAATTTGTTGGGAATAAATATAGGGGGCCTAAATGAAGAGGCTCGTTGCATTAGTTTTATTGGTAGCTGTTTTCGTGCCCGTTTCGGCGCGTATAAAAATAGGTGTAGCCCAAATAGGCGATTCGGGGAGACCTTCTGAGTTGCTTAATTCCGTGAGAGAACTCATCTCAGTTGAGCCGGAACTCGATCTTATAGTTGGTCCGGATTGTGCGCTGGGCGGGCGTGAGAACAAAGCGAGGATAAAATTAACATACTTTCCCGATTCGGTGGTTTACGAGGCGGCTGATACATTTGAAGTTTCTCGTGAGGTGGTTGCTGCTCTTGATACACTGTGTGAGCTTGCGAGGGCGCATTCCATAACCATACTCCCTGGAACGATCTGGGAGGTTGATTCGTTCTGCCGCGTTTTCAGGACTGTTCCGATAATTTCCCCGCGGGGTATCATAGTAGCCACAAGAAGAAAGCTTAGGCAACTCTACAGAGCACCGTTTATTGACCCCACAATAAAGCTCGATACCGTTTTCACCCACGATGGAAGCAGTTATACATATCTTATTACTATTTCAAACGAGGCTATGGACCTGCCAAAGCTCTATTCTGCTTCAGCGAGCGCCGATATATGGATTCTAATGCAGTGGAATTATGTCGATGATGTGAACCAGCTTGTGGAGCAACTCGAGTTTTCGGATAGCGTTGCCTGGAGCGTCGTCTACAATGTTTTTCCCGATTCGATATACGATTCGTTGCTGACTTCTGGCTGGATTTCGGACAGTTCACTTGTGGTCATAAGTTCACGAGCTGAACATTCAGGTGCATTTTGGCTTAATGCCTTGAGTCTCGACACAACGCAGCAGG
Proteins encoded in this window:
- a CDS encoding T9SS type A sorting domain-containing protein, whose protein sequence is MKRLVALVLLVAVFVPVSARIKIGVAQIGDSGRPSELLNSVRELISVEPELDLIVGPDCALGGRENKARIKLTYFPDSVVYEAADTFEVSREVVAALDTLCELARAHSITILPGTIWEVDSFCRVFRTVPIISPRGIIVATRRKLRQLYRAPFIDPTIKLDTVFTHDGSSYTYLITISNEAMDLPKLYSASASADIWILMQWNYVDDVNQLVEQLEFSDSVAWSVVYNVFPDSIYDSLLTSGWISDSSLVVISSRAEHSGAFWLNALSLDTTQQVIPGYTQISSGAIVNVDPYSRDPLGRIVVVAKDSFGAPQESVFTFVVNPDSSYMEFDWTDSNGVAEFDVKLYGQYTVVTVRWGSIVRPTESMVTVSYINPVCTLNVLAYDTTGIFEDLSGSEPGVVVFPNPAGYISFSVPAGVDRAEVVDISGRVVGKAIATRKGLITWRPRNSLPAGVYFIRGSSGKIYGKIIVIK